One Amaranthus tricolor cultivar Red isolate AtriRed21 chromosome 1, ASM2621246v1, whole genome shotgun sequence DNA window includes the following coding sequences:
- the LOC130809986 gene encoding uncharacterized protein LOC130809986 codes for MQNGIVIDVNSRKRGRVGRKARVFDMTLLNAVPIEKRTTIRAMASALGIDHLQVYKMMKFGNIRAHTNSIKPKLSHDHKIRRIKFILSQIIPPTIDNIPKFSFMYNVIHKDEKWLYMSRKTQRCYLFPWEEEEPYRCVQNKNFIGKVMFITAVVRPQISSTGEVLWDGKIGNFPFTETYYSMRRSENRLAGTTQLRVITKVKRDVLRDKLIDEVLPTIRSKWLANGVKDIWIQQDNAKPHILTNDQAFNEEA; via the coding sequence ATGCAAAATGGCATTGTAATTGATGTTAATAGTAGAAAAAGGGGAAGAGTTGGTAGGAAAGCAAGAGTCTTTGACATGACTCTGCTTAATGCTGTTCCAATTGAAAAGAGGACCACAATTAGAGCAATGGCAAGTGCATTAGGCATTGATCATTTACAAGTTTATAAGATGATGAAATTCGGTAATATTAGAGCACATACAAATTCAATTAAACCAAAACTTTCTCATGACCACAAAATAAGAAGAATCAAATTTATTCTATCCCAAATAATACCACCTACTATAGATAACATACCAAAATTCAGTTTTATGTATAATGTCATACACAAAGATGAAAAATGGTTGTACATGAGTAGGAAAACACAGAGGTGCTATTTATTCCCTTGGGAAGAGGAGGAACCATATAggtgtgtgcaaaacaaaaatttcataGGCAAAGTAATGTTTATAACAGCTGTTGTAAGACCTCAAATTAGTTCTACTGGTGAAGTGTTGTGGGATGGAAAAATAGGAAATTTTCCGTTTACAGAGACTTATTATTCAATGAGGAGGTCGGAAAACAGACTAGCAGGTACAACACAGTTAAGAGTAATAACAAAAGTTAAACGCGATGTTCTTCGAGACAAACTAATCGATGAAGTCCTACCAACAATAAGATCAAAATGGCTAGCAAATGGGGTGAAAGATATTTGGATTCAACAAGATAACGCTAAGCCACATATTTTAACAAATGATCAAGCATTCAATGAAGAAGCCTAG